Proteins from a genomic interval of Cottoperca gobio chromosome 8, fCotGob3.1, whole genome shotgun sequence:
- the LOC115011733 gene encoding 5-hydroxytryptamine receptor 3A produces the protein MSALRTLAFLALIAGVSSSKTSDCSYVSLLTHLNLTETNDVLEIMRPVKNWTTPTLVQVDMVLFGILKVDEKSQTVTSHIGLQMRWTNEFLTWNPSDFCGINVLSIPRSRLWIPDVEIIEDSSDTGSISRSPVVSLSPNGLVKANARQRLTSTCLLNVSMFPFDTQNCEITFSSMNSDAYTIQLGTVHSEALLNNISELSMVTKGEWELENMDIKYVNGIKVGGSQSKLLYTIRISRKPMLYVINLIVPLFYFLVLDLGSFFISEARGEKLSFKVTILLSISVLLLILKDILPSTEDNLPLIATYCVTIFAMVGLSVLEAMLVSYLYDLDGCCCNTAQSPVDEVDIQLEVDFHKEPPAAEETPEKSSRPLDRPSDGDLLKLILQEVKAAQQEVKRQDKDQREPGRYRRLANIIDRVFFTVYFLTITIFMTCMNTFWLTEQTN, from the exons ATGTCAGCTCTGAGGACTCTCGCTTTTCTAGCTTTAAT TGCAGGTGTTTCCAGCAGTAAGACTTCAGACTGCTCATACGTTTCTCTTCTGACGCACTTGAACCTGACGGAAACAAACGATGTTCTGGAGATCATGCGACCCGTGAAGAACTGGACCACGCCGACCCTCGTTCAGGTGGACATGGTGTTGTTTGGCATTTTAAAAGTG GATGAGAAGTCTCAAACTGTCACGAGTCACATCGGGCTCCAAATG CGCTGGACAAATGAATTTCTAACTTGGAATCCATCAGATTTTTGTGGGATAAATGTGCTGAGCATTCCTCGATCGAGACTGTGGATCCCAGACGTAGAAATCATAGAGGA TTCCTCTGACACTGGGAGCATCTCCAGGAGTCCAGTTGTCAGTTTGTCTCCCAACGGTTTGGTGAAGGCAAACGCACGTCAGCGGCTGACCTCCACCTGTCTGCTGAATGTCTCCATGTTCCCCTTTGACACCCAAAATTGTGAGATCACTTTTTCCTCCATGAACTCAGACG CGTACACCATACAACTAGGGACAGTCCACAGTGAAGCACTCCTTAATAACATCTCTGAGCTGTCCATGGTTACAAAGGGAGAATGGGAACTGGAAAACATGGATATTAAGTATGTTAATGGAATCAAAGTTGGAGGAAGTCAAAGCAAACTTTTATACACG atcaGAATCTCCAGGAAGCCGATGCTTTATGTGATCAATTTAATCGTGCCCCTGTTCTATTTTCTGGTCCTGGATTTGGGCTCCTTTTTCATCAGTGAGGCCAGAGGAGAAAAGCTGAGCTTCAAAGTGACCATCCTCCTGTCCATCTCCGTCCTACTGCTGATTCTTAAGGACATTTTGCCCTCCACTGAAGACAACCTGCCATTAATCG CCACCTACTGTGTAACGATCTTCGCCATGGTGGGGCTGAGCGTGCTGGAGGCCATGCTGGTGAGCTACCTGTACGACCTTGATGGTTGCTGTTGTAATACGGCTCAAAGCCCCGTTGATGAAGTGGATATTCAGCTGGAAGTCGACTTTCACAAAG AGCCTCCTGCAGCTGAAGAGACGCCTGAGAAGAGTTCCCGTCCTCTGGATCGGCCCAGTGACGGCGACCTGCTCAAACTAATCCTGCAGGAAGTGAAGGCAGctcaacaggaagtgaaaagACAAGACAAAGACCAGAGGGAGCCTGGACGCTACAGGAGGCTGGCCAACATCATAGACCGCGTGTTCTTTACCGTCTACTTTTTAACTATTACTATTTTTATGACATGCATGAATACCTTTTGG CTGACCGAGCAAACCAACTAA
- the LOC115011711 gene encoding LOW QUALITY PROTEIN: tripartite motif-containing protein 16-like (The sequence of the model RefSeq protein was modified relative to this genomic sequence to represent the inferred CDS: deleted 1 base in 1 codon) has product MAQKGVQVDRETISCSICLDLLKDPVTTPCGHSYCKNCIKTHWDGEDEKRSHSCPQCRQTFTPRPVLVKNTMLAAVVEELKKTGLQAAPADHFYAGPEDVGCDVCTGRKRKAFKSCVQCVASYCEKHLQTHYDAPPLKKHKLVEPSQKLQENMCSRHDEVMKMFCRTDQQCICYLCSVDEHKGHDTVSAAAERTERQRELEGSRLNIQQRIQDGEKDVKLLQQKVEVINRSADRAVEDSEKMFTQLIRLMQKRSSDVKQQLRSQQESEVSRVKELQEKLEQEITELKRKDADLKQLAHTEDHTQFLHNYPSLSPLSESTLSSSINIPLTYFEEVTAAVSQVTDELQDVLREKWTNISQTGTEVDVSLSAEPETRAGFLKYSHDITLDPNTAYRRLLLSEGGRKVTVMRQHQSYSRHTDRFTFWDQVLSRESLTGRSYWEVEWSGGVRVAVAYKNISRAGGGLECLFGDNDKSWALDCDDDMRILDCKNNSYRFCYNKVKTHFLAPASSRLGVYLDHRAGVLSFYSVSDTMTLLHRVHHTFSQPLYAGVGLYSYGSTAEFCKLK; this is encoded by the exons atggcgcAGAAAGGAGTCCAGGTGGACCGGGAAACCATCTcttgttccatctgtctggatctactgaaggatccggtgacgactccctgtggacacagctactgcaagaaCTGTATTAAAACCCACTGGGAtggagaggacgagaagagaagccacagctgccctcagtgcaggcagaccttcacaccgaggcctgtcctggtGAAGAACACCATGTTAGCAGCtgtagtggaggagctgaagaagactggactccaagctgctcctgctgatcacttctatgctggacctgaagatgtgggatgtgatgtctgcactgggagaaaacggaaagccttcaagtcctgtgtgcagtgtgtggcctcttactgtgagaaacacctccagACTCATTATGATGCGcctccattaaagaaacacaagctggtggagccctcccagaagctccaggagaacatgtgctctcgtcacgatgaggtgatgaagatgttctgccgtactgatcagcagtgtatctgttatctctgctctgtggacgaacataaaggccacgacacagtctcagctgcagcagaaaggactgagaggcagagagagctcgaggggagtcgactaaacatccagcagagaatccaggacggagagaaagatgtgaagctgcttcagcagaaggtggaggtcatcaatcgctctgctgacagagcagtggaggacagtgagaagatgttcactcagctgatccgtctcatgcagaaaagaagctctgatgtgaagcagcagctcagatcgcagcaggaaagtgaagtgagtcgagtcaaagagcttcaggagaagctggagcaggagatcactgagctgaagaggaaagacgctgatctgaagcagctcgcacacacagaggaccacacccagtttctacacaactacccctcactgtccccactcagtgagtctacactctcctccagcatcaacatccctctcacatactttgaggaagtgacagcggctgtgtcacaagtcacagatgaactccaggacgttctgagagagaagtggacaaacatctcacagactgggactgaagtggatgtttcactgtcagcagagcccgagaccagagctggattcttaaagtattcacatgacatcacactggatccaaacacagca TACAGACGGCTGTTATTATCTGAGGGGGGCAGAAAAGTGACAGTAATGAGACAACATCAGTCTTATTCtcgtcacacagacagattcactTTCTGGGATCAGGtgctgagtagagagagtctgactggacgtagttactgggaggtggagtgGAGCGGGGGAGTTCGTGTAGCAGTCGcatacaagaacatcagcagagcagggggggggctTGAATGTTTATTTGGAGACAATGATAAATCCTGGGCGTTAGATTGTGACGATGACATGAGGATATTAGATTGTAAAAATAACAGTTATAGATTTTGTTACAACAAAGTCAAAACTCACTTCTTAGCTCCTGCGTCCTCCAGACTCGGagtgtacctggatcacagagcaggtgttctgtccttctacagcgtctctgacaccatgactctcctgcacagagtccaccacacattctctcagccgCTCTACGCTGGAGTTGGTTTATATTCTTATGGATCCACTGCTGAgttctgtaaactcaagtag